CCGGCCGCCCCCGTCGTCGGCGGTGGCGTCCGAGCCCGGTGATCGTGTCGCGGGCCCGTCCCGGGTGCGGTTGGCTTCCCTCGACGTGGACGCCGAGGTCGTCGACGTCGGCGTGGACGACCGGGGCGAGATGGAGGTGCCGCAGGACGTGTCGACCGTCGGCTGGTACCGCTTCGGGCCGGGACCGGGTGCGTCGTCCGGCTCCGCCGTGCTGTCCGGGCACGTCGACGACCGGGTTCAGGGCCGGGGGGCGTTCTACCGCCTCGGCGAGCTCTCCCCCGGCGACCCCGTGCAGGTCGAGCTGACCGACGGCACCGTCACCGCGTACGTCGTCGACCGGGTCCGGCGCATCGCCAAGGAGGAGCTGCCCGTCGAGGAGCTGTTCGCCCGCGACGGCGCGCCGGTGCTCACGCTGGTGACCTGCGGCGGCGACTTCGACCGCGAGGCCCGCTCGTACCGCGAGAACGTGGTGGTCACCGCGACACCCTCGGGTGACGGCGCGGCATGACCGACGAGCCCGACCGGGCCCTGGCCAGGAGGTTCCTGGCCGGGGACCCGGCCGCGCTCCGCGAACTGTGGGACCTCCACGGCCGCACGGTGTACGGCTTCGCGCTGCGCTGCCTGCGCAGCCACCACGACGCCGAGGACGTCACCCAGCAGGTGTTCGTCCGCGCCTGGCGCAGCCGCAGCACCTACGATCCGGGGCTGGGCCGACCGGGTGCCTGGCTGATGGGCATCACCCGCCGCCAGGTGGCCGACCGGCTCACGGCCCGGACCCGCGACCACGAGGTCATGAACCGGGCCGCCAGGGCCGGCGTCGACCTCGCCGGCTCCCACGGACACCCCCGGGGTGTTCCGGACCGGGTGGTGGAGGCGGTGGTGGTGGCCGACGAACTGAACCGGTTGCCCCCGAAGCAGCGAACGGTGGTGCGACTGGCCTTCTTCGACGACCTGACGCACCAGCAGATCGCGACGCTGACCGGGCTCCCGCTCGGCACGGTCAAGAGCCATCTCCGGCGCGGGCTGGAACGGTTGCGACAACGGTGGGAGGTCGACGGTGTGGCACCCCGATCCTGACCAGCTCGCGCTCGCCGCGCTGCCCGCCGAGCCCCGTGACGACGCCGTCGAGCAGCACCTCGACGCGTGCTCGCTGTGCCGCGGCCACGTGGAGTCGCTGCGCCGCACCGTCGACCTCGCCGTGGCGGGCGCCGCCGACGGCAGCGAGTACGGCGACCCGCCCGAGCACGTCTGGGCCGCGATCACCGGCGAGCTGCACGTCCCCGCCGGCCCGGTCCCGGCGCCGCCGCGCGTGCCGTTCCTGCGCCGGGCGGCCCTGCCCGCCGCCGCCGCGCTGGTGGCACTGGTCGTGGGCCTCGGCCTGGGCTGGACGACCGGGTCCGCACCGCCGCAGCCGGCGCGGCTCGCCGCGCTCGGCCCCGTGGACGCGGCCGAGCCGGGGGCCGCCGGCACGGTCGGCATCGCCGACGACCGCGGGCTGCGCGTGGTCGTCGTCCGCGTCGAGGACACCGCGCTCCCGGCGGGGAGCGACTACCTCGAGGCCTGGCTGATGGACGCCTCGGGCGGCGGGCTGGTGTCGCTGGGGGCCCTGTCCCCCGACGGCGCCGGCTTCCGCGGGGAGTTCAGCGTCCCGCCGGACCTGCCGACCGCCGCGTTCTCGACGGTCGACGTGTCCGCGGAGCGATGGGACGGCGACGAGCGGCACTCCCGGGTCAGCCTGCTGCGCGGCGAGCTGGGCTGAGCTCGGGCGCGCCCCAGCGCGTGCCCGAGCAGACGGATCAGGAGTGCAGCGCCCCGCGCCGGGCCAGCGCGCCGATCACCGCCGCACCGACGAGCGGG
This sequence is a window from Pseudonocardia petroleophila. Protein-coding genes within it:
- a CDS encoding RNA polymerase sigma factor, with the translated sequence MTDEPDRALARRFLAGDPAALRELWDLHGRTVYGFALRCLRSHHDAEDVTQQVFVRAWRSRSTYDPGLGRPGAWLMGITRRQVADRLTARTRDHEVMNRAARAGVDLAGSHGHPRGVPDRVVEAVVVADELNRLPPKQRTVVRLAFFDDLTHQQIATLTGLPLGTVKSHLRRGLERLRQRWEVDGVAPRS
- a CDS encoding class F sortase, whose product is MLALAGCGGAPGPVATPVADRPPPSSAVASEPGDRVAGPSRVRLASLDVDAEVVDVGVDDRGEMEVPQDVSTVGWYRFGPGPGASSGSAVLSGHVDDRVQGRGAFYRLGELSPGDPVQVELTDGTVTAYVVDRVRRIAKEELPVEELFARDGAPVLTLVTCGGDFDREARSYRENVVVTATPSGDGAA
- a CDS encoding anti-sigma factor; the encoded protein is MWHPDPDQLALAALPAEPRDDAVEQHLDACSLCRGHVESLRRTVDLAVAGAADGSEYGDPPEHVWAAITGELHVPAGPVPAPPRVPFLRRAALPAAAALVALVVGLGLGWTTGSAPPQPARLAALGPVDAAEPGAAGTVGIADDRGLRVVVVRVEDTALPAGSDYLEAWLMDASGGGLVSLGALSPDGAGFRGEFSVPPDLPTAAFSTVDVSAERWDGDERHSRVSLLRGELG